In the genome of Taurinivorans muris, one region contains:
- a CDS encoding GNAT family N-acetyltransferase, producing the protein MVNIQTKRLSVRALSQDDFDLLFPFLSDPKTMYAYEHGFSREEVQALLDKQIHSYAVNNFGLWAVILKETKTCIGLCGVTLQYYNKKTVPELGYIFHKTYWHNGYAFESASACMDFAFSELNIPKCYAIIRDTNHASQKLALRLGMKQVDTVIKHYWQMDMPHLVFVKDNTEEPFKPAS; encoded by the coding sequence ATGGTGAACATACAAACTAAACGCCTTTCTGTACGTGCGTTATCACAAGATGATTTTGATTTACTTTTTCCCTTTTTGAGTGACCCCAAAACCATGTATGCCTATGAACATGGCTTTTCGAGGGAAGAAGTACAGGCTCTCCTTGATAAGCAAATCCATTCCTACGCTGTCAATAATTTTGGTTTGTGGGCTGTCATATTAAAAGAAACAAAAACATGTATCGGGCTTTGCGGCGTTACCCTGCAGTACTATAACAAGAAAACAGTACCGGAGTTGGGGTATATTTTTCATAAAACATACTGGCATAACGGCTATGCCTTTGAAAGCGCAAGCGCCTGCATGGATTTTGCATTTTCCGAACTGAACATACCGAAATGCTACGCAATCATCCGTGATACCAACCATGCATCGCAAAAATTGGCGCTGCGTTTGGGAATGAAGCAGGTTGATACGGTAATTAAACACTATTGGCAAATGGATATGCCCCATTTGGTTTTTGTAAAAGACAACACGGAAGAACCGTTCAAACCCGCTTCATAA
- a CDS encoding DUF6485 family protein yields the protein MKNNFCTCNDLACPLNPKNHDKGCSPCIQKNLRQKEIPNCFFKLAGLTGKRESYSFEEFAKLVLGKNGS from the coding sequence ATGAAAAACAATTTTTGCACCTGCAATGATTTGGCATGTCCTTTAAACCCGAAAAATCATGATAAAGGCTGTTCGCCCTGCATCCAAAAAAACTTGCGGCAAAAAGAAATACCGAACTGTTTTTTCAAATTGGCCGGACTTACCGGAAAAAGGGAAAGCTATTCTTTTGAAGAATTTGCCAAACTTGTCCTCGGCAAGAACGGTTCATGA
- a CDS encoding TRAP transporter substrate-binding protein produces MKAKFLSLICSAVLTGLLFMPSFASAKTTVIIASSVDTNEQNYLNVTYNKFVELAQQYSNNAFDFQLFPSMQLGDEIATVRAAQLGTLQIAMLATNNFAPFSPSTGWVNMPYFFNTLEDFRKMLDIMWDQHNEWAVKEAGCRVLAIVDVGYRQLTTSKKYPVRSLQDAKGIKIRTPQNPLMVSTFQSLGLEPTAVAFSETFNALQQGVVDGQEGCFNNVITLKFYEAQKYATKINYSVHSANFIVNEKWLQSLPETEREALIRAGKEAMEYERTKVAGILETDDKLMVEHGMELLGVVTDIDEWFRLGRTAWPKCYEVIGGGDAAKGEAIIKLVIEKGQGIIEQ; encoded by the coding sequence ATGAAAGCGAAATTTCTTTCTCTTATTTGCAGTGCAGTGCTAACGGGGCTTCTCTTCATGCCAAGCTTTGCAAGTGCGAAAACAACTGTCATCATTGCAAGTTCCGTTGACACCAACGAACAAAATTATTTAAACGTAACTTACAACAAATTTGTCGAACTTGCGCAGCAATATTCCAACAACGCTTTTGATTTCCAACTCTTTCCGAGCATGCAGCTTGGCGACGAAATCGCGACGGTCCGTGCCGCGCAGCTTGGAACACTACAAATAGCAATGCTGGCAACCAATAACTTCGCTCCGTTCTCCCCCTCCACCGGCTGGGTGAATATGCCGTATTTTTTCAACACATTGGAAGATTTCCGCAAAATGCTTGACATCATGTGGGACCAACACAACGAATGGGCTGTCAAAGAAGCCGGCTGCCGCGTGCTCGCCATTGTCGATGTCGGTTACCGTCAACTCACCACAAGCAAAAAATATCCTGTGCGCAGCCTGCAGGACGCAAAAGGAATTAAAATCCGCACTCCGCAAAATCCGCTTATGGTTTCAACGTTCCAATCCCTTGGTCTCGAACCTACGGCGGTCGCATTTTCAGAAACCTTCAACGCCTTGCAGCAAGGTGTTGTTGACGGTCAGGAAGGCTGTTTCAATAACGTCATCACATTGAAATTCTATGAAGCACAGAAATATGCAACAAAAATCAACTATTCCGTCCACAGCGCAAACTTCATCGTAAATGAAAAATGGCTGCAATCCCTGCCCGAAACGGAAAGGGAAGCCCTCATCCGCGCGGGCAAGGAAGCCATGGAATATGAACGCACCAAAGTTGCGGGCATTTTGGAAACCGATGACAAACTTATGGTTGAGCACGGAATGGAACTTCTCGGTGTTGTTACCGATATTGACGAATGGTTTCGTCTCGGCCGCACCGCATGGCCGAAATGCTACGAGGTCATCGGCGGCGGAGATGCGGCAAAAGGCGAAGCGATTATCAAGCTTGTGATTGAAAAAGGTCAAGGTATCATCGAGCAATAA
- a CDS encoding DUF1385 domain-containing protein, which produces MMKLFLFLFAMFYKFTTHIGGQAVMGGLIMRNYERYVLAVRNSGNEIVVERHTWYSLSKHPVLRKTFIRGFPILLETLINGIKALNRSAELIESTPKKNTPMQMFFSLVSATLLAVLLFVIIPHFFAFAMEHIGLGGSIDSLSFHIWDGLFKIFLFLGYIYLISFIPEIKAVLQYHGAEHKVISCYENELTVCAENAKRCTRLHPRCGTSFILFVLLLAIIVHSIFVPLILFFPLLKNSAIMHSVVILFKIILIIPISAFAYELIRASAKRTANIFLKILSVPGLALQILTTREPSMEQLEVAVIALKEVLQDNPQNFITAPYRIIENKG; this is translated from the coding sequence ATGATGAAACTTTTTCTTTTCCTATTCGCAATGTTTTACAAATTCACCACCCATATCGGCGGGCAAGCCGTCATGGGCGGACTTATCATGCGCAATTATGAGCGCTATGTGCTTGCAGTAAGAAACAGCGGCAATGAAATTGTCGTCGAGCGGCATACGTGGTATTCCCTTTCAAAACATCCCGTACTTCGGAAAACCTTTATCCGGGGCTTCCCGATTTTACTGGAAACGCTCATCAACGGCATAAAAGCTCTCAACCGTTCTGCGGAACTCATTGAAAGCACCCCCAAAAAAAACACGCCCATGCAAATGTTTTTCAGCCTTGTTTCGGCTACATTGCTGGCGGTTCTGCTCTTCGTGATCATTCCCCATTTTTTTGCTTTCGCCATGGAACACATAGGGCTTGGAGGTTCGATAGACAGCCTTTCATTCCATATTTGGGACGGACTATTCAAAATTTTTCTTTTTTTGGGATATATTTATTTGATTTCGTTTATTCCGGAAATAAAAGCCGTTTTGCAATACCACGGCGCAGAACACAAAGTTATTTCCTGCTATGAGAACGAACTCACGGTCTGTGCGGAAAATGCCAAACGGTGCACACGCCTGCACCCCCGCTGCGGCACAAGTTTCATTTTATTCGTTCTGCTCCTCGCCATTATCGTCCACAGCATTTTCGTACCCCTTATTTTGTTCTTTCCTCTTTTGAAAAATAGTGCTATCATGCACAGCGTTGTTATTCTTTTCAAGATTATTCTGATTATTCCAATCAGCGCTTTCGCTTATGAACTAATCCGAGCTTCCGCCAAAAGAACAGCAAATATTTTCCTGAAAATCCTTTCTGTTCCGGGTTTGGCCCTGCAAATTTTGACGACAAGGGAACCAAGCATGGAACAGCTTGAAGTCGCAGTTATTGCATTAAAGGAAGTCTTACAGGACAATCCGCAAAACTTTATAACAGCACCATACAGAATTATTGAAAATAAAGGATAA
- the clpA gene encoding ATP-dependent Clp protease ATP-binding subunit ClpA — protein MGRSLMQALALAVLQIRNKRHEFMTLEHILLAVTFEKTGQRILAACNIDIHELRHNLEQYLEENMTTVAPEDKGEIVQTPAVTRVLERCLREQAQTNKQAEIGNFLIHLYSEQDSWAAYFIKKQGVILAHIKDIVSREAAKFSQPADNIIISDINEITNPEDVQQYKNSLQKNPGEAKEEKQSALDLFAVDLIAKANNGKIDPLIGRGNELQRTLEVLSRRKKNNPLFLGEPGTGKTAIAEGVALAVAKGDVPKDFQDCRIFALDLGALLAGAKYRGDFENRLKQVVAELQKLPNSILVIDEIHTLVGAGATSGGSMDASNLLKPILASGDLRCIGSTTYEEYRNHFEKDRALSRRFQVIDVKEPSRDDCLSILKGLQRYYEKFHTVRYGKGVLEAAVDLSIKYMQDRLLPDKAIDILDEAAASVKLGFYASAKDNGKNRALPVTVKHIEETIARMKNIPPSQVSMDEKHKLRTLKTDLLARIFGQEQAIETVSNAIWRARAGLNGENRPQASFLFHGPTGVGKTELAKNIAELLQIPFLRFDMSEYMEKHAVARLIGSPPGYVGFEQGGLLTDAIRKTPHAVLLLDEIEKAHPDIYNILLQVMDYATLTDNNGYKADFRHVILIMTTNAGANEMQSRTLGFVDKGKASGKSIKAVENTFSPEFRNRLDALIGFNSLTIEQMHPIVDKVLLSLKNGLFEKKVFFELTSSARDWLARKGYDAKLGARPLQRLIRTEIEDVLAREVLFGKLAKGGKVKAIAQTPQAEHLDFIFEKTPVRQKEKIKETA, from the coding sequence ATGGGACGTTCACTCATGCAGGCGCTTGCGTTGGCTGTCCTGCAAATCAGAAACAAACGCCATGAATTTATGACGCTTGAACATATTTTGCTCGCCGTCACCTTTGAAAAAACAGGACAAAGGATTTTAGCCGCCTGCAATATCGATATACACGAATTACGCCATAATTTGGAACAATATCTGGAAGAGAACATGACAACCGTCGCTCCCGAAGACAAAGGGGAAATCGTCCAGACGCCCGCTGTCACCCGTGTGCTTGAGCGCTGTCTGCGTGAACAGGCTCAAACCAATAAGCAGGCGGAAATAGGAAATTTTCTTATTCATCTTTACAGTGAACAGGATTCATGGGCTGCGTATTTCATTAAAAAACAAGGTGTCATTCTTGCACATATAAAGGACATTGTCAGCCGTGAAGCGGCAAAGTTTTCACAACCCGCCGACAATATCATCATCAGCGACATCAATGAAATAACAAACCCCGAAGATGTGCAGCAATATAAAAATTCCCTGCAAAAAAATCCCGGTGAGGCAAAGGAAGAAAAACAATCAGCCTTGGATTTGTTTGCCGTCGACCTTATCGCAAAAGCGAACAACGGAAAAATCGACCCTCTTATCGGACGCGGAAATGAATTGCAGCGCACCCTCGAAGTGCTTTCACGCCGTAAAAAAAATAATCCTCTTTTCTTGGGCGAGCCCGGAACAGGAAAAACCGCCATTGCCGAAGGAGTCGCCCTTGCCGTTGCAAAAGGCGATGTGCCTAAGGATTTTCAAGACTGCCGCATTTTCGCCCTTGATTTGGGAGCGCTGCTCGCCGGTGCAAAATACCGCGGCGACTTTGAAAACCGTCTCAAACAGGTTGTTGCGGAATTGCAAAAGCTGCCCAATTCCATTCTTGTTATTGATGAAATCCATACCCTTGTCGGAGCAGGCGCAACAAGCGGCGGTTCCATGGACGCATCAAACCTTTTAAAACCTATTTTGGCAAGCGGCGATTTACGCTGCATAGGTTCAACAACATACGAAGAATACAGAAACCATTTTGAAAAAGACAGGGCTTTATCCCGCCGCTTTCAGGTTATCGATGTCAAAGAACCGAGCCGTGACGACTGCCTCTCCATTTTGAAAGGTCTGCAAAGATATTATGAAAAATTCCATACCGTCAGATACGGCAAAGGCGTGCTTGAGGCCGCAGTGGATTTATCCATAAAATATATGCAGGACAGACTGCTCCCGGACAAAGCCATTGACATTTTGGACGAAGCGGCGGCCTCCGTAAAACTGGGATTTTACGCATCCGCAAAAGATAATGGCAAAAACCGCGCCTTGCCCGTTACAGTGAAACATATTGAAGAAACCATCGCCCGCATGAAGAATATTCCCCCATCACAAGTGAGCATGGATGAAAAACATAAGCTCCGCACGCTGAAAACGGATTTGCTGGCACGTATTTTCGGACAAGAACAAGCCATTGAAACCGTAAGCAATGCCATTTGGCGGGCAAGGGCCGGGCTTAATGGCGAAAACCGTCCTCAGGCGAGTTTCCTTTTCCATGGACCGACCGGTGTCGGAAAAACGGAGCTTGCTAAAAATATTGCGGAATTATTGCAAATTCCGTTTTTACGCTTCGATATGAGCGAATATATGGAAAAACACGCCGTCGCCCGTTTGATCGGCTCCCCTCCGGGCTATGTCGGCTTTGAACAGGGAGGGCTTTTGACCGACGCCATCCGTAAAACCCCGCATGCGGTTTTATTGCTTGATGAAATAGAAAAAGCCCACCCCGACATCTATAATATTCTTCTGCAGGTCATGGACTACGCGACCCTCACGGACAATAACGGCTATAAAGCCGACTTCCGCCATGTTATCCTGATTATGACGACCAATGCCGGAGCAAATGAAATGCAGAGCCGTACGCTTGGATTTGTGGATAAAGGAAAAGCAAGCGGAAAAAGTATCAAAGCGGTTGAAAATACCTTCAGTCCCGAATTCAGGAACAGGCTTGACGCCCTGATTGGTTTTAACAGCCTGACTATTGAGCAGATGCACCCCATTGTGGACAAAGTTCTGCTCAGCCTCAAAAACGGGCTTTTTGAAAAGAAAGTGTTTTTCGAACTCACCTCTTCCGCCCGTGACTGGCTCGCCCGCAAAGGATACGACGCGAAACTCGGCGCAAGACCTTTACAGCGCCTTATCAGAACAGAAATCGAAGACGTGCTCGCAAGAGAAGTCCTTTTCGGAAAACTGGCTAAGGGCGGAAAAGTAAAGGCGATAGCCCAAACTCCGCAGGCGGAACATCTTGATTTTATTTTTGAGAAAACACCCGTCCGTCAAAAAGAAAAAATTAAGGAAACCGCTTAA
- a CDS encoding ATP-dependent Clp protease adaptor ClpS gives MSNNTAENQPLIETAQDIQEPKLYKVIMHNDDVTTMEFVVQVLVDVFHKSIEDASEIMMKIHTQGKEICGIYPREIAEFRIYKTLHLAKNAHFPLLCTMEENA, from the coding sequence ATGAGTAACAATACAGCAGAAAATCAACCGCTCATTGAAACTGCGCAAGATATTCAAGAACCAAAACTCTATAAGGTAATCATGCACAATGATGATGTGACCACTATGGAATTCGTGGTGCAGGTTCTTGTTGATGTTTTTCATAAAAGCATTGAAGACGCTTCTGAAATCATGATGAAAATCCATACGCAGGGTAAAGAGATCTGTGGAATTTATCCGCGTGAAATTGCGGAATTTCGTATCTATAAAACATTACATTTAGCAAAAAATGCTCATTTTCCTCTATTATGCACCATGGAAGAAAATGCATAA
- a CDS encoding M20 family metallo-hydrolase, which translates to MQEQRLLDSLAFLAKNCNDTPWLGVTRFSWSAADRKARRYISAELEKIGITAHTDGIGNIHGIYKGKTDKPAIVIGSHLDTVKNGGNYDGTYGVAAALEVLRSLYDKNHIPERDIEFIAFAEEEGSNFGNTCLGSKAITGQISENDLKSIRNKDVSAWDLLRQFGLQPQNLIHEQVDPQKILAFLEIHIEQNEILYKKNIPLGIVTAICGMRLYAIRIEGRSDHAASPMLGRADPMAAFAEIAYSMEKLWKDGVLPEDFSCTIGNIRCLPNAGIVIPSQVDFTIDIRHIDIETLEKGWKRIEAMINAVQEKRNIRLTVERLSASGGTAMAEFVKNTFAQSARELNAPVHYLQSGPAHDAASMGHNVPVGLLFVPSIDGLSHCPEENTSPEHLILGAKVFENAVLALAEQK; encoded by the coding sequence ATGCAAGAGCAAAGACTGTTGGATTCATTAGCGTTTCTGGCAAAAAACTGCAACGACACCCCTTGGTTGGGAGTAACCCGTTTTTCATGGTCGGCAGCGGACCGAAAAGCCCGCCGATACATCAGCGCGGAACTGGAAAAAATCGGCATAACGGCACATACTGACGGAATAGGCAATATCCATGGCATATATAAAGGAAAAACCGATAAACCCGCAATTGTGATCGGCTCGCACCTTGATACGGTTAAAAACGGCGGTAACTATGACGGAACATACGGAGTTGCCGCCGCATTGGAGGTATTGCGCAGCCTTTACGATAAAAACCATATTCCCGAAAGGGATATTGAATTTATCGCCTTTGCGGAAGAAGAAGGCTCGAATTTCGGCAATACGTGTTTGGGAAGCAAAGCCATCACGGGGCAAATTTCCGAAAATGATTTGAAATCCATACGCAATAAAGACGTATCCGCATGGGATTTGCTGCGGCAATTCGGATTGCAGCCTCAAAACCTCATCCATGAACAAGTCGACCCTCAAAAAATTCTGGCTTTTTTAGAAATTCATATCGAACAAAACGAAATTTTATACAAAAAAAATATTCCGCTGGGAATAGTTACGGCAATATGCGGCATGCGTCTTTATGCAATCCGTATTGAAGGACGTTCGGACCATGCGGCAAGCCCCATGCTGGGAAGAGCCGACCCCATGGCTGCTTTTGCGGAAATAGCCTATTCTATGGAAAAATTATGGAAAGACGGCGTACTGCCGGAAGATTTTTCATGCACCATAGGAAATATCCGATGTCTTCCCAATGCGGGCATCGTCATCCCAAGCCAAGTCGATTTTACCATCGATATCAGGCACATTGACATAGAAACGCTTGAAAAAGGCTGGAAACGCATTGAAGCAATGATTAACGCCGTTCAGGAAAAAAGAAATATCCGCTTGACTGTTGAACGCCTTTCCGCAAGCGGCGGAACCGCCATGGCTGAATTTGTGAAAAACACTTTCGCCCAATCGGCAAGGGAACTGAATGCGCCTGTCCATTACCTGCAAAGCGGTCCCGCCCACGATGCGGCAAGTATGGGGCATAATGTCCCGGTCGGTTTGCTTTTTGTTCCGAGCATTGACGGACTAAGCCATTGTCCCGAGGAAAACACAAGTCCCGAACATTTGATTTTAGGCGCTAAAGTCTTTGAAAACGCCGTGCTCGCACTGGCAGAACAAAAATGA
- the rpmE gene encoding 50S ribosomal protein L31, with protein sequence MKDGIHPKVYKAKIQCACGFEVEALSTKGEAVHTEICSNCHPFYTGKQRFVDTAGRIDRFRKKYAKFENK encoded by the coding sequence ATGAAAGACGGCATACATCCAAAAGTTTATAAAGCAAAAATCCAATGTGCCTGCGGTTTTGAAGTTGAAGCGCTTTCTACCAAAGGTGAAGCAGTTCACACAGAAATTTGCTCCAACTGCCACCCATTCTATACCGGTAAACAACGTTTTGTTGATACCGCCGGCAGAATTGACCGTTTCCGTAAAAAATACGCTAAATTTGAAAATAAATAA
- a CDS encoding amidohydrolase — protein sequence MYIYIGKQQIEEIHLGEGVLYPGFIDTHSHCSIYSNLLDKVYCAPSCGNIPSILQKLKEKADNTPEGEWVIGYSYDDTGIPEARHLNKHDLNAVSTRHPVLVSHISSHMGYANDLALQKFSFDARTKIPGGEVVVDSQGQTTGFLLETAYFKCLSYLPAATPEQQKENLKKAVYEYNKNGFTTIQDGGLGFGTDARLITQSYIQLYKENRLNARMYLQYVPEAFEKLLPYGLWNFGNDYITFGGLKYFTDGSIQGFTGALSQDYHSRPGYKGNLLYPQEEIDAMIEKYHCMNVQIAVHTNGDAASEAVISAFEKALKKNPRTDLRHMLVHAQMVSDSQLERMKACGIIPTFFVKHVEVWGDRHAKIFLGPERMSRLDPCGSAAKIGLPFALHVDTPVLPVTALESMHTAVNRTSSSGIVYGENQRISIKQALEAYTVNAALCCAGEKNRGRLKPGYYADFVLLDKDLEEIPSADIKNAQVLKTICGGNIVYEKN from the coding sequence ATATATATATATATAGGAAAACAACAGATTGAAGAAATCCATTTAGGCGAAGGCGTCCTTTACCCCGGATTTATCGATACCCACAGTCACTGCTCCATTTACAGCAATTTATTGGATAAAGTCTATTGTGCCCCGTCCTGCGGCAATATCCCCTCAATTTTACAGAAATTAAAAGAAAAAGCCGATAACACCCCGGAAGGTGAATGGGTTATCGGATACAGTTATGACGATACCGGAATACCGGAAGCAAGGCATTTAAACAAACATGATTTAAATGCGGTCAGCACCAGACATCCTGTTTTAGTTTCCCATATTTCCAGCCATATGGGATATGCCAATGATTTAGCCCTGCAAAAATTTTCTTTTGACGCCCGTACAAAAATTCCGGGCGGCGAAGTCGTTGTCGACAGCCAAGGCCAAACAACAGGCTTTTTATTGGAAACGGCATATTTCAAATGCCTGTCCTATTTGCCGGCAGCCACTCCCGAACAGCAAAAAGAAAATCTAAAAAAAGCTGTTTACGAATACAATAAAAACGGTTTTACGACCATTCAGGACGGCGGACTTGGTTTCGGCACCGACGCCCGGCTCATCACGCAATCATATATTCAATTATATAAAGAAAACCGGCTCAATGCGAGAATGTATCTGCAATATGTTCCGGAAGCGTTTGAAAAATTGCTTCCATACGGCTTATGGAATTTCGGAAACGATTATATCACGTTCGGCGGATTGAAATATTTTACGGACGGTTCTATCCAGGGCTTTACCGGAGCCCTTTCCCAAGATTATCACAGCCGTCCCGGTTATAAAGGCAATCTCCTTTATCCTCAAGAAGAAATTGACGCAATGATTGAAAAATATCATTGCATGAATGTGCAAATTGCGGTTCACACCAATGGCGACGCGGCTTCGGAAGCCGTTATCTCCGCCTTTGAAAAAGCATTGAAGAAAAATCCCCGCACGGATTTAAGGCATATGCTCGTTCATGCCCAAATGGTTTCCGATTCTCAATTGGAAAGAATGAAAGCCTGCGGAATCATTCCCACATTTTTTGTCAAACACGTTGAAGTTTGGGGGGATCGTCATGCAAAAATTTTCCTCGGTCCCGAACGGATGTCCCGCTTAGACCCATGCGGTTCAGCCGCAAAAATCGGCTTGCCCTTCGCTTTGCACGTGGATACGCCGGTTTTACCGGTTACCGCGCTTGAAAGCATGCATACGGCCGTCAACCGCACAAGTTCCTCCGGCATTGTTTATGGCGAAAATCAACGCATTTCGATAAAGCAGGCGCTGGAAGCATACACGGTCAACGCCGCCCTTTGCTGCGCGGGAGAAAAAAACAGAGGCAGGCTAAAACCGGGATATTATGCGGATTTCGTGCTGCTTGACAAAGACCTTGAAGAAATACCTTCCGCCGACATTAAAAATGCCCAAGTATTGAAAACCATTTGCGGCGGCAATATCGTTTACGAAAAAAATTAA
- the prfA gene encoding peptide chain release factor 1, translated as MFEKLEALEKQYLEFEKQLAEPDIFEDQEKYRKITKAHADLDDIVHLFRKYKAAKQQYEDNKELMHDSDPEIKSMAEEENALLHDEFPAMEQELRVMLLPPDPLDEKNIVLEIRAGTGGEEAALFAGDLFRMYSRYAERMNWKVEIMSENPTDNGGYKELIALITGNRVYSRLRYESGTHRVQRVPATESQGRIHTSAATVAVMPEAEEVDVDIRPEDLRIDVYRASGAGGQHVNKTESAVRITHIPTGTVVTCQDEKSQHKNKARAMKVLASRILQAEQERQHSEMAADRKSQVGSGDRSERIRTYNYPQGRITDHRVNVTVYSLERFMDGEIQGIVDELASFAQAEKLKAENLA; from the coding sequence ATGTTTGAAAAATTAGAAGCCTTGGAAAAACAATATCTTGAATTTGAAAAACAATTGGCAGAACCGGATATTTTTGAAGATCAGGAAAAGTACCGCAAAATCACCAAAGCCCATGCGGATTTGGATGATATCGTCCATCTTTTCAGAAAATACAAAGCGGCGAAACAACAATATGAAGACAATAAGGAACTCATGCACGACAGCGACCCGGAAATAAAAAGCATGGCGGAAGAAGAAAACGCTTTGCTCCATGACGAATTTCCCGCAATGGAACAGGAACTGCGTGTCATGCTCCTTCCTCCGGATCCCCTTGATGAAAAAAATATTGTTCTGGAAATTCGGGCCGGTACCGGCGGCGAAGAAGCCGCTCTTTTTGCCGGTGATTTATTCAGGATGTACAGCCGTTATGCTGAACGCATGAACTGGAAAGTGGAAATCATGAGCGAAAACCCGACCGACAACGGCGGATATAAGGAATTAATCGCTCTCATCACGGGAAACCGCGTTTACAGCCGTTTGAGATATGAATCAGGAACGCACCGCGTGCAGCGTGTTCCCGCCACGGAATCACAAGGCAGAATACATACTTCTGCCGCAACAGTCGCCGTCATGCCGGAAGCGGAAGAAGTCGATGTGGATATCCGCCCGGAAGATTTGCGGATTGACGTATACCGCGCATCAGGCGCAGGCGGTCAGCACGTCAACAAAACAGAATCAGCTGTCCGCATAACCCATATCCCGACCGGCACTGTCGTCACCTGCCAAGATGAAAAATCACAGCACAAAAACAAAGCGCGCGCAATGAAAGTGCTCGCTTCCCGCATTTTACAGGCGGAACAGGAACGCCAGCATTCGGAAATGGCAGCCGACAGAAAATCGCAAGTCGGCAGCGGAGACAGGTCCGAACGCATCCGAACCTATAATTATCCTCAGGGACGTATCACAGACCACCGTGTCAATGTTACCGTTTATTCCTTGGAACGCTTCATGGACGGAGAAATTCAAGGCATTGTCGATGAACTCGCAAGTTTTGCGCAGGCGGAAAAACTCAAAGCGGAAAACCTCGCCTGA
- the aat gene encoding leucyl/phenylalanyl-tRNA--protein transferase, with the protein MRDYVFLDEEIWFPEYEYADDNGLLAIGGDLSVERLILAYQNGIFPWYGKEDPILWWAPDPRFVLFLKDFHLTKKQRKQMEKARFHITENHCFEKVVELCASVKRKSQENHSDTWITPEMQKAYANLHKHHIAHSVEVWTQTSQNREETPVTHSFDSETYYLAGGLYGVLTPHVFCGESMFSLMPNASRAGLDYLVRKLEKAGHILIDCQIESPHFSRMGARNIPRQEFLDYLHGKNGEHTN; encoded by the coding sequence ATGCGCGATTATGTTTTTCTGGACGAGGAGATTTGGTTTCCCGAATATGAATATGCCGATGATAACGGATTACTTGCCATCGGAGGCGATTTATCCGTGGAGCGGCTTATTCTTGCCTACCAAAATGGGATTTTTCCGTGGTACGGCAAAGAAGATCCCATTCTTTGGTGGGCACCGGATCCTCGTTTCGTGCTTTTTCTCAAAGATTTTCATTTAACCAAAAAACAAAGAAAACAAATGGAAAAAGCCCGATTCCACATTACGGAAAACCATTGTTTTGAAAAAGTGGTTGAACTTTGCGCGTCCGTGAAAAGAAAAAGTCAAGAAAATCACAGTGACACATGGATAACGCCTGAAATGCAAAAAGCCTATGCCAATCTGCACAAACACCATATCGCCCACAGCGTGGAAGTTTGGACGCAGACATCCCAAAACCGCGAAGAAACACCCGTAACCCATTCCTTTGATAGTGAAACCTATTATCTTGCGGGCGGACTATACGGAGTTTTGACTCCGCATGTTTTTTGCGGAGAATCCATGTTCAGCCTCATGCCAAACGCCTCAAGGGCGGGACTTGATTATCTCGTGCGAAAATTGGAAAAAGCCGGACACATTCTCATTGACTGCCAAATAGAAAGTCCGCATTTTTCCCGAATGGGAGCCCGCAATATTCCAAGACAAGAATTTTTAGATTATTTACATGGGAAAAATGGTGAACATACAAACTAA